The genomic segment GCCTCCGGCGGCGCAGCGGAGCGCGGCACGGCGGACGCGACCGTGCCGCTCGCGGGCGGCGCCGACTGGCGCGATGCTGGGCAGTGCCGGGACTGCTTCCTGCCCGCGCTGCAGCTGCGCCCGCTGCTCAGCGTGCAGGTCGCGCTCGCGCTCACGAGCTTCCGCGACCCTAACAAGCCGTGGCGCTACCGCTTCGGCTTCATCGCCGCGAGCGACGTGCACAGCGCGAGGCCCGGCACGGGCTACAAGGAGTTCGCGCGCCAGCGCATGGTCGACGGCCAGCTCGATGGCCTCGCGCGCGACGCGTGGACCGCGCCCGCGAGGCTGCCCGATCGTGCGGTCGCAGCGAGTCAGGCGAAGCCACGCGGCCTGTTCGATCTGGGCGAGGGCCCGCCCGACGACCGCACCGGCAGCATGCTCTTCACCGGCGGGCTCGTTGCCGCGCACTCCGCCTCGCGCGAACGCGGCGCGATCTGGGACGCGATGCAGCGGCGCGAGGTGTACGGGACGAGCGGCCAGCGCACGCTGCTCTGGTTCGATCTCGTGAACGCGCCCGGCGGCGCCGTGTTGCCGATGGGCAGCGAGACGCAGCTGCGCTTCGCGCCGCACTTCCGCGTGCGCGCGATCGGCTCGCCGAAGCAAGCGCCGGGCTGCCCGGACTTCGCTGCGAGCGGGCTGCCCGCCGAGCGCCTCCGGCGACTCTGTCTCGGCGAGTGCTTCAACCCCACCGGCGAGCGCCATCTCGTGACGCGCATCGAGGTCGTGCGCATTCGCCCCCAACAAGTTGCCGGCGAGCCCGTCGACGACCTGATCGAGGATCCGTGGCGCGTGTTCCAGTGCGAGCCGAGCGCCGCCGGCTGCACGGTCGAGTTCGCGGACGACGAGTTCGCCGTGCGCGCACGCGACGCGGTTTATTACGTGCGCGCGATCGAGGAGCCGACTCCCGCAGTGAACGGCGCCGGCCTCGCGTGCACGCGCGACGCGAAGGGCGAGTGCATCGCGATCGAAGCGGCGCCCAAGGGCGCCGAGGACGATCGCCTCGCGCTCGTCGAGGAGCGCGCGTGGTCGAGCCCGATCTACGTCGACTACGTCGCCGCGAGCGCGAGCGAGGAAGCTGCGGCGCCGCCCGGGTCCACGAGCTCAGCGGACGCCGCACCGCGCGCGCGCACCGCACCCACAGAAGAAGACACGGGCTGGAGCGAGCCCGCGTTCGAGAACTGACCCCCGATCATTCCGGCCGGGCCAAAATGTCCGCCCCACTCGACTCGAGGAGGTTCGATGTCCGATCACGGCCTGATTGCCCCGGTTCTCGTGCTCGTCGCGTGGACGTGCGTGATGTGGTTCTGGATGTACGCGACGCGAGTTCCTGCGATGCGCAAAGCGAACATCGACATGGAGGAGCTGCGGCGAACGGGCGCGCCGCTCGTGCTGCCCGCCGAGGTCGCGCGCGTCGCCGACAACTACAACCACCTGCACGAGCAGCCGACGATCTTCTATGCGCTCGCGCTCGCCGCGCAGCTCGCGGGCGCCGCCGACGTCACGAACGTCGCGCTCGCGTGGGCTTACGTCGCACTGCGCGTCGTGCACTCGTTCGTACAGGCCACGCAGAACCTGATCCCGCTGCGCTTCGCCGTGTTCGCGCTGGCGTCGTTCACGCTGATGGCGCTGCTGGTGCGGACGCTCGCGGCGGTGCTGTGAAGAACGAAGAATCGAGGGGTCAGCGTCAGACGCTCGCCCCTCGATTCCTCGGAGTCGCGGAGTTGCGCAGGAAGTTGCGAGAGAATCGGCAACTCGGCGTCAGACGCCTTCTCCTCGATTCCGGCTTGGGAGGCTCTCCATGACCAACCCCGACACCCGCCCGCTCGGCGACGTTGCGAACAGGCTGCTCTTCGAGAACGAGCTCGTGCGCGTTTGGGAGATGAACCTCGCGCCCGGCGAGCGCAGCGACCGGCATCGGCACGAGCTGCCGTACTTGCTGTGCATCCTCGAGGGCTCGCGCATCGACGCCGAGGTCGCGGGGCGAGGCAACGTGGAGATCCCGGTCCAGCCCGGCGCCGTGTTCTTCGTTCCCCCCGGCGCGACCGAGACCGCCGTCAACAACAGCCGCGATCACTTTCGTGAGATCCTGATCGAGCTGAAGCAGCCGGCCACGGCGCCCGTGAAGCTCGCGGTCGCGAACGCACCCCGCTGAAAGGAGCCCCCATGCGCATCACCGAAGACGGTCCGAGGACGCTCAGCGCCGAAGCCGCGTGGACGCTGTGTAAAGCGACGATCGACAAGGCGAACGAGCTCGGCCTGAACATGGTCGTCGCCGTGTGCGATCCCGGCGGCAACCTGCTCGCGTTGTTACGGAGCCCGCGCGCCTTCC from the Deltaproteobacteria bacterium genome contains:
- a CDS encoding DUF3604 domain-containing protein, with the protein product MIRARLLLAGAILLALAGVVLALGRGVFGEHVGAGEIAGAALPAEVVAGRAAEQRGAIERLFAPAPPDAEASPKQEQYGGDLGGVSADPAALPEKSILFGDLHVHTAVSMDAFLMSLPIAGGEGAHPAADACDFARYCSALDFWSLNDHAEAITPQLWQESVESIRQCNAVASDPNNPDVVSYLGWEWTQVGATPETHWGHRNVILRDLADDAIPARPIAAASNRVGGIGSANVFARGALVASRVHDGAAHDFARKITELQDTPRCAEGVATRELPRDCMESAATPGELMAKLREWESAALVIPHGTAWGWTASPLATWETQLGDDAHDEQQRLIEVYSGHGNSEEYRAWRPLVRDANGEPACPLPTKDYVPLCWRAGEIIEQRCLTNGAEAKECAERAELARAEYAKASGGAAERGTADATVPLAGGADWRDAGQCRDCFLPALQLRPLLSVQVALALTSFRDPNKPWRYRFGFIAASDVHSARPGTGYKEFARQRMVDGQLDGLARDAWTAPARLPDRAVAASQAKPRGLFDLGEGPPDDRTGSMLFTGGLVAAHSASRERGAIWDAMQRREVYGTSGQRTLLWFDLVNAPGGAVLPMGSETQLRFAPHFRVRAIGSPKQAPGCPDFAASGLPAERLRRLCLGECFNPTGERHLVTRIEVVRIRPQQVAGEPVDDLIEDPWRVFQCEPSAAGCTVEFADDEFAVRARDAVYYVRAIEEPTPAVNGAGLACTRDAKGECIAIEAAPKGAEDDRLALVEERAWSSPIYVDYVAASASEEAAAPPGSTSSADAAPRARTAPTEEDTGWSEPAFEN
- a CDS encoding cupin domain-containing protein is translated as MTNPDTRPLGDVANRLLFENELVRVWEMNLAPGERSDRHRHELPYLLCILEGSRIDAEVAGRGNVEIPVQPGAVFFVPPGATETAVNNSRDHFREILIELKQPATAPVKLAVANAPR
- a CDS encoding MAPEG family protein, with translation MSDHGLIAPVLVLVAWTCVMWFWMYATRVPAMRKANIDMEELRRTGAPLVLPAEVARVADNYNHLHEQPTIFYALALAAQLAGAADVTNVALAWAYVALRVVHSFVQATQNLIPLRFAVFALASFTLMALLVRTLAAVL